The DNA sequence TCGAATTTGGCGGCAACACGACCCCGAACCTGGCAAAAGACGAACCGCGCAACACCTGGCGCGCGATCAAACGCGGCCTGTCAGGCCGCTGCCCCCATTGCGGCGAGGGCAAACTGTTTCGGGCCTTTCTGAAACCGGTCGATGCCTGCGACGTGTGTGGAGAAGAGATGTTTCACCACCGGGCCGATGATTTCCCGGCCTATCTGGCGATTTTCATTGTCGGTCACATAGTCGTTGCGGGCTATATGGCGACCGACAGCTGGCTGGTGCTTGAAAGCTGGCAGCACCTGATGATCTGGATCCCGATCACGATCCTGTTGACATTGGTGATGCTGCAACCACTCAAGGGCGGTGTCATCGGCCTGCAATGGGCATTGCGCATGCATGGTTTCGGAGGCGAGTCGGAAGAGCCGATGCTCGCTGAGCCTTCTCACGAGGATGCGCGATGAATGGCGACGCGACCGCCAAAACGGAATTCCTGACCGAAGATCACTTGGCCAGGTTAAGCGAAAATCGGTATCCACCGCGAACACCGCGTGACGCGGCATCGCTGATTCTCATGGACCGAAGCAGCAAAGTTCCGCGCGCATTGCTGGGAAAGCGCGGCAAGGGCCATGCGTTCATGCCCGATCTCTACGTTTTTCCCGGTGGACGGCGCGATCCCGGCGACAATAGAACACCGCTGGCCCAGCCCTTGCGGGATGAAGTCGCGGAGAAACTGGTGCTGCGAACAAACGCACGGTTTCAAAACTACGCCGCGCGCGGCCTGGCCGTAGCTGCGGCGCGTGAAATGGAAGAGGAAGCCCATCTTTCCCTGACGCCGCCGGAATATGCCGGTACACTGCGCCCCGATGTTTCGCATTTCCGTTTCCTCGCCCGCGCGATCACACCCTCGGGACAGTCGCGCCGGTTTGACACACGATTTTTTGCCTGTTTTTGCGACGAACTGGGGCTGGATCCGACCCAGATTCGCGATAGCGACGAATTGCATGACCTGACATGGCTGCCTATCGATGCCCATGAAAATCACCCGACCCCCGGGATAACCAAGGTGATTTTGGCGGAACTCGCAGAGGCGCTTGAGGAGGATCCGGCCTTGCTGTTTGGCAGGGCGGTCCCGTTTTACTATTTCCGTAACGGACGATTCGTTCGAGAAGTGATTTAAGGCAAACCGACATGGATCACTCATCCTCACGCCCTCCCGCGATTCGCGAGGTGATCCATTGGCCAGCATTGATAGCAGCCGTGTCCGCCATTACCGCCGTTGGCATCGCCATCGGCCTCGGATTACCGCTGTTGTCGATCATCCTCGAAAAACGCGGCGTTTCCTCTTCGATGATCGGCCTGAATTCGGCAATGGCCGGGGTGGCGGCCATGGTGGCAGCGCCTCTCACCACGATGATTGCGCGGCGCCTGACCGTCGTCAACACAATGGTGTTGGCAATTGTCGCAGCCGCGGTCAGTGCGCTGGGTTTCTACTATGCCGAGGCGCTGTGGATGTGGTTTCCGTTGCGCGTGATTTTCCACGGCGCCATCACGATCTTGTTCGTGCTGTCCGAATTCTGGATCAACACTGCAGCGCCGCCATCCCGGCGGGGGCTGGTTCTCGGCATCTACGCCACGGTGCTGTCTCTCGGTTTTGCCGCCGGACCACTGATATTCTCGATCATCGGATCCGATGGAATCCTGCCGTTCCTGATCGGCTCCGGCGTTATCCTGCTGGCGGCGGTCCCGATTCTGATGGCGCGGAAGGAAAACCCGCCGATCGACGAATCGCCGAATTATTCGTTCATGCGTTACGTCTTCCTGGTGCCGACGGCGACTGCCGCAGTGTTCATCTTTGGCGCAGTCGAATCAGGCGGCCTGGCGCTGTTTCCTGTCTATGCCAACCGCACGGGATTTACCGAGTCACAGGGCGCGCTGCTGCTGATGATGATGGGGCTTGGGAATGTGCTGTTCCAGATTCCGGTCGGTCTGATTGCAGACAAGATAGGCGACCGCCGCCGGCTGCTGTCACTGTTTGCCTTCATAGGTCTCATTGGCTCTCTCGCCCTGCCCTACCTCATCCACGACTGGCTGTTGACGGCGGTAATCCTGCTGTTCTGGGGCGGCAGTGTCGCCGGGCTCTATACGGTCGGCCTGGCGCATCTGGGCGACAAATTGCACGGCTCCGATCTCGCATCGGCCAATGCCGCATTTGTTTTTTGTTATGCGCTGGGCATGCTGGTCGGGCCGCAAACCATCGGCGTGGCCATGGATGTGGCCGGTGATCACGGTTTTGCCTGGGCGCTGGCGTTCTTTTTTGCACTTTATGTGGCTCTGACGCTGTTTCGTATTGTACTCGGACCTAAACGGGCTTGACTTTCGGCCCGGCTTTTGTAGGTTCCGCGCAAGTTTCGCCGTGGAGCCTTCTGTGCTGTCCGCGGCTTCATTTTTGAAGAAGGCAAGACACCATGGCCAAGGCGACCACTATCAAGATCAAGCTCCTGTCGACAGCCGACACAGGGTTTTTCTATGTAACCAAGAAAAACAGCCGTACTTTCACCGACAAGATGACGAAGACAAAGTACGATCCCGTCGCCAAGAAGCATGTTGAATTCAAGGAAGCCAAGATCAAGTAATCTGGCTCCGCTTCCCGCCTTTGTGCGGGGGTGCATCGTTCAATACAAAAAACCCGCCTCCTTCCGGACGCGGGTTTTTTGTATTGAAGGCCGGTCAGGACAAAGGCGTGGAACGAGGATACCACATTGCACTTGGTCTTGACCGGCCACCCCACGACCCAGGAGATGCGGCGGACCTGACATCATGGGGTATCGGAGAATTTTCACAATTATAGCCTGCCCGTGTGACAGTCTCAAAACGCTTCAGGCACGGTGGACAATTGTCCCAAAACAGAAACAAATCAATAGTTTCTTAACCTTATGTAGAAACTACCTACGGGTGTGGTTAATATTGGAAATAATTTTAATCGTTTCTTCAACACCACAGCACTGCGGCACCGAGCACGACATTTGATCTCTATCCGCTTTGAAAATCATTGTTCCCCCGCATGCCAGTCGCGATTCGGCATCTGTGCAGTCAATGTTGGTGAACTGCTTGGGCTTTTCTCTGGCAGATCAATGCTAATGCATGTCGCGTTCAATGGATACGCGGCGCTGTAGGGCATCGGGCAGAACCAGACACACCGAAAGGTACGAAGTTGTGTGGAAACTCATAGCGCGCTTGGCCAGACGACGGAGGGTGACCGCCGTAACGAAATGCTCACCAGGGATTGGCTCAATGGCCCCGCGTCAGGCCGCCTGGCTGACAACGCGGTTACGACCGTCATGTTTGGCCTGGTAGAGCGCCTTGTCGGCACGGCGAAGCAGCGAATCAGCGGCTTCGCCGCCCTTTTCCAGCGTGGCGATCCCGACAGACGTTGTCAGAGGCGCAGCGCGGCCGGAAGCCGAGATCTTGAATGGTGCAGCGGCAATGGCATCCCGCAAGCGTTCTGCAACCTGAGCGGCGATCTCAGGCGTCGTATCGGGCATTACCACCACGAATTCCTCGCCGCCATAGCGGCAAGCAAGATCCGCACCACGGACAGCGCCGCGGACCCGGCGGGCGAATTCACGCAATACATCATCGCCACCCTCGTGACCGTGGGTGTCGTTGATGGCTTTGAAATGATCAATGTCGGTGATCAGCACGGAAAGCGGCCGGTCGCGCCGGTTGGAACGTTCCACCAGCGTCGCCAGATGGGTGTCGAGATAGCGACGGTTATTAAGGCCGGTAAGCGCGTCCGTGACGGCAAACTCGACCGATTGTGACAGACTGGCACGCAACTGGTCCGAATAGCGCTTGCGGCGGATCTGGGTGATGCTGCGCGCCACCAGTTCATTGGGATCGAGTGGTCTCAGCAGATAATCATTGACTCCAAGTTCGAGCGCCCGGATCACCAGTTCTTCTTCGCCCTGCTCGGCGACCGCGAGCATCGGAATAAACCGCGTACGCTCGAGCGACCGCATCTGCGAACACAGCCGCAATGGATCATAGTCTTCCAGCGCGGTGGAAACGATCACCAGTTCATAGGGTTTTTCAGCCGCTTCAAACAGGGCTGCCTGGGGATCACCGATCGCGGTGATCTCGGCAACGCCCTTGAGCGCCCGTATCATGCGGTCCTGGGCGTTGGCACGCCCTTCCACCAGCAAGACCAGGCCCGGCTCTTCCAGCTGGCCCTGGTGCGGCGCCAGCAGGGTTTCCAAGCCAAGGCTGCGCGCGGTCTCGGCACGCAGACGAAGCTCATCGGTCAAAGCTTTGAACCGGATGAGGCTTTTCACCCGGGTCATGAGCTGCAGGTCGTTGACGGGCTTGGTCAGAAAGTCATCAGCACCAGCTTTAAGCCCACGCACCCGGTCGGCAGCCTGATCCAGCGCAGTCACCATGACAACCGGAATATGGGCGGTACGCGGATTGTTCTTGAGCCGCTCGCAGACTTCAAATCCATCAATTCCGGGCATCATGATGTCGAGCAGGATGAGGTCGACCGGCGTCTGGTCGCAGATCGACAATGCGGTCATTCCATCGGCGGCGGTCAGCACTTCGAAATATTCGGCCAGAAGCCGAGCCTCGAGAAGCTTCACATTTGCCGGAATGTCATCAACCACCAGGATGCGTGCGGTCATGGTCTTACTCCACCCTCAAGCATCGCCAAGGTACGTCTTGATGGTTTCAATGAATTTGGGAACCGATATCGGCTTGGAAATATAGGCTTCGCACCCGCCCTGACGGATGCGTTCCTCGTCGCCCTTCATCGCAAATGCGGTGACAGCGATGACCGGGATCATGTGCAGGTCGTCGTCCTGCTTGAGCCATTTGGTGACCTCCAGACCGGACACTTCTGGCAACTGAATATCCATCAGGATGAGATCCGGACGGTGCTGGCGCGCAAGGTCCATCGCTTCCATGCCGTTGCGGGTCTGGATCGTCTTGTAACCTGACGCTTCAATCAGGTCGCGGAAGAGTTTCATGTTGAGTTCGTTGTCTTCAACAATCATCACTTGCTTTGTCATACCCGTTCCCATCCCCGATCCGGCCTGGCCAACTGCCCGCCTGATACTGCTGTTGCCGGCGGCCGGTGGCCAGAAGTACCGGTTTCTGGCCGGTACGGTTTGCGGAGTTTTCGACCCGAAAATCCGGTCAACACGGTCACCATAGTTTCATTAGGTTGAAAAAGTGGTAATCGGACACTTCGAATGTGGTTCATGTCACCCTGAAGAGGCGCGAAGGCGATGGCGGATGCAGAAGACACGGCGATTGCTGTGCTGGTTTGGCTTGCAGGCGAGCCCGAATTGATGGGCCGATTTCTGGCTTTGACCGGACTTGAGGCCAGCAATATGCGCGATGCAGCCAAGGAGCCGGGTTTCCTCGCCGGTGTGCTCGGGTTCCTGATGAACCATGAACCGACCTTGATGGATTTCTGTGCCGCCACCGACACCAAGCCTGAGACTGTTGCCCGCGCATTCCATGCTCTCGGCGGCGCAGGAGAAGCAGGATGATGCTGATCCCCGACGCCGAGCATGATGATCTGGTCTTGACCGACCGCCCGCTGGTTGTGTGCGACATCGACGAGGTGGTGCTCGAGTTCCTCACGCCATTCCAGGCTTTTCTGGTCGACAACGGCTTTGAGCTGCGCCCCACATCGTTTCGCCTCAATGGCAATGTTTTCAGCCTTGCAGATGGGGTGGAAACCCGTGAAGACAAGGTGGCTGCGCTGCTGGAGGCCTTCTTCACCAGCCAAGATGAGTGGCAGACGCCGGTCAATGCCGCAGCCGACAGCCTTTCGCGCCTGGCCGAGCATGCCGATATCGTGTTTCTGACCGCGATGCCGCCGCGTCACCGCGCGGTGCGCCGACGGCTGCTCTCCCGACACGGCTTCGACTATCCGATGATTGCCACCGAATCGGCCAAGGGGCCTGCGGTGCTGGCCCTGCATGGATCGCGAACGCAGCCGGTGGTGTTTGTCGATGATATTTTCACCAATCTGCAATCGGTGCGCAAACATGTGCCCGACAGCTTGTTGCTCAACCTGATGACCAATGACATTTTTCGGGCTCTGGCGCCGCATCCGGGTGACGGCGTCGACATCGCTACTGACTGGGCTCACGCCGAAGCGCTGATCAAAGCCCATTTCGGACAGATCGCTGACTGAAATAGTTGTGCCAACAGCCGTGACAGGCGCCCTGCAGTACGCACAGGATCTCCAGGTGCGGCCACAGTTCGGGCGTGACGGGACGGATGGTCAGGCTCATTGGTTTTGGCTTTCAACGAAACGGGGCAATTCACTGAGTCGAAATCTATTGCGAATTTGCTCGATGTTCAATATTTGTTCTCACCATGTCCGCAGCGTCTTCCCTTCCCGGCTTTTGCCGTGACTGCCTGGCCACCGCCCGCGCGGAGGCAAGGCGGTGCCATGCCTGTGGCAGCCCACGCATCATCCGCCACGCCGAGATCGACACGCTGACGCTGGCGCATGTGGATTGCGACGCGTTTTACGCAACGGTGGAAAAGCGCGACAATCCGGAACTTGCCGACAAGCCGGTGATCATCGGCGGCGGCCAACGCGGCGTGGTCTCGACCTGCTGCTACATCGCCCGCATTCATGGCGTGCGTTCGGCCATGCCTATGTTCAAGGCGCTCGAGGCCTGCCCCGATGCGGTGGTGATCAAGCCGGACATGGAAAAATATGTCCGCGTCGGGCGCGATGTCCGGCGGCTGATGGAAGAACTGACACCCCTGGTGCAGCCGATCTCCATCGACGAGGCATTTCTGGACCTTGCCGGAACCGAGCGATTACACAAGGACACCCCTGCCCGCACCCTGGCGCGCTTTGCCGCCCGCGTTGAAGCCGAGATCGGCATCAGCCTGTCGGTCGGATTGTCCTACTGCAAGTTCCTCGCCAAGGTGGCCTCCGATCTCGACAAGCCGCGCGGATTCTCCGTCATTGGCAAACAGGAGGCACTTGAATTTCTCAAGCCGCGCCCGGTGACCATGATCTGGGGCGTCGGCAAGGCCTTTGCGGCGACGCTGGAGCGCGATGGCATCCGGACCATCGGCCAGTTGCAGACGATGGAAGAAACCGCGCTGATGCGCAGCTACGGGGTGATGGGCAAGCGGCTGTATCATCTGGCCCGCGGTGAGGACGAGCGCACAGTTCATCTCAATGAGGGCGCCAAGAGTGTTTCAGCCGAAACCACCTTCAATTCCGACCTGTCGGACGCCAAGGACCTCGTGCCGGTGCTCAGGCGGCTCTCGGAAAAGGTGTCTGCCCGGCTCAAGGCCTCCGCGATCGCCGGACAAACCGTGGTGCTGAAGCTCAAGACGTCGGATTTCAAAAGCCGGACGCGCAACCTCAAGCTTGAGGACCCGACCATGCTGGCCGACCGGATTTTCCGCACCGGGCTGCATCTGCTGGAGCGCGAGCTTGGCCCGGACCTGTTCCGGCTGATCGGCATCGGCGTTACCGACCTCACCGACGCGGCGCGCGCCGATCCGCCCGACCTGGTCGACCCGGCAGCGGCGCGGCGAGCAGTGGCAGAAAGCGCTATCGACAAGGTGCGACAAAAATTCGGCCAAAACATAGTCGAAACAGGATATACATTCGGGACATCACGCAAGCTTCGGCAGGCGGAGGAGGACTGAACCCACTTCTGGTTCAGTTGGCCGCGGAGTTTTGGCATGATCAAGACTGCGCCAATCAGCGGGGTTGGCAAAGACGTGGGAGCATCCTGAATCTTGACACCTTCTTCTTCCTTGCGCGAGCGGCTGCTATTGCCAGCCGGCGTTTTGATTGCCGGACTGCTTCTGGCGGCACTCGTCTATGCCGCACTGACCGAAGTTGGCGGAAAGAATTCCGCGGCTCTGGTCGCCGATGCATTTTTGAACGGCCGACTGTGGGTTGAAACCTGCTTCGATCTCGATTGCGCCAGTTTCAATGGCCGGACCTATGTGGTGTTTCCGCCATTCCCCGGCTTTGCCGCGATGCCGCTGGCTGCCATCGGCGGAGCATCAACTTTCGGCTTCATCCCTCTGACAATACTCTGTTTCCTGTTGTCACTGTTGATATGGATCCGTGTCTTCCGGCTGTTGGGAGTGAGGTATCCGGCATGGATCTGGCTGATTATGGCGGTCGGCTTTTCCAGCCCCCTGCTCTTTGTCACCATTCGTGGTGACGGCATTTGGTTCTTCGCCCAGTCTATCGGATTCCTGATGACCAGTCTGGCCATTCACGAGGCGTTGGCCGGGCGTCTGGTAAGCGCAGGCGTGGCTATATCCTGTGCCTTTCTGAGCCGGCAGATGAGCATCTTCTACGTACCGCTGCTTTTGATCTTTTCGCTGCGGACCGAGGCGCCGCTGTTGTCGGCAATGCCGGACAAGATCAACCGGACGATCAAACTGGGGATACCGGTGGTTGCGGCGATCGGAATTTATCTACTCTACAATCAGGCCCGCTTCGGCTCGCCGTTCGATAGCGGCTACGCCTATATCGACTATCCACCCGGCATTCTGAAAGAGCGGCTGGCCACGCATGGATTGTGGAGCCTGAGCTATTTGCCCTTCAATCTTTACCATGCGCTGGTGCAGG is a window from the Hoeflea sp. IMCC20628 genome containing:
- a CDS encoding DUF983 domain-containing protein, which codes for MLEFGGNTTPNLAKDEPRNTWRAIKRGLSGRCPHCGEGKLFRAFLKPVDACDVCGEEMFHHRADDFPAYLAIFIVGHIVVAGYMATDSWLVLESWQHLMIWIPITILLTLVMLQPLKGGVIGLQWALRMHGFGGESEEPMLAEPSHEDAR
- a CDS encoding NUDIX domain-containing protein — translated: MNGDATAKTEFLTEDHLARLSENRYPPRTPRDAASLILMDRSSKVPRALLGKRGKGHAFMPDLYVFPGGRRDPGDNRTPLAQPLRDEVAEKLVLRTNARFQNYAARGLAVAAAREMEEEAHLSLTPPEYAGTLRPDVSHFRFLARAITPSGQSRRFDTRFFACFCDELGLDPTQIRDSDELHDLTWLPIDAHENHPTPGITKVILAELAEALEEDPALLFGRAVPFYYFRNGRFVREVI
- a CDS encoding MFS transporter, encoding MDHSSSRPPAIREVIHWPALIAAVSAITAVGIAIGLGLPLLSIILEKRGVSSSMIGLNSAMAGVAAMVAAPLTTMIARRLTVVNTMVLAIVAAAVSALGFYYAEALWMWFPLRVIFHGAITILFVLSEFWINTAAPPSRRGLVLGIYATVLSLGFAAGPLIFSIIGSDGILPFLIGSGVILLAAVPILMARKENPPIDESPNYSFMRYVFLVPTATAAVFIFGAVESGGLALFPVYANRTGFTESQGALLLMMMGLGNVLFQIPVGLIADKIGDRRRLLSLFAFIGLIGSLALPYLIHDWLLTAVILLFWGGSVAGLYTVGLAHLGDKLHGSDLASANAAFVFCYALGMLVGPQTIGVAMDVAGDHGFAWALAFFFALYVALTLFRIVLGPKRA
- the rpmG gene encoding 50S ribosomal protein L33, giving the protein MAKATTIKIKLLSTADTGFFYVTKKNSRTFTDKMTKTKYDPVAKKHVEFKEAKIK
- a CDS encoding PleD family two-component system response regulator — translated: MTARILVVDDIPANVKLLEARLLAEYFEVLTAADGMTALSICDQTPVDLILLDIMMPGIDGFEVCERLKNNPRTAHIPVVMVTALDQAADRVRGLKAGADDFLTKPVNDLQLMTRVKSLIRFKALTDELRLRAETARSLGLETLLAPHQGQLEEPGLVLLVEGRANAQDRMIRALKGVAEITAIGDPQAALFEAAEKPYELVIVSTALEDYDPLRLCSQMRSLERTRFIPMLAVAEQGEEELVIRALELGVNDYLLRPLDPNELVARSITQIRRKRYSDQLRASLSQSVEFAVTDALTGLNNRRYLDTHLATLVERSNRRDRPLSVLITDIDHFKAINDTHGHEGGDDVLREFARRVRGAVRGADLACRYGGEEFVVVMPDTTPEIAAQVAERLRDAIAAAPFKISASGRAAPLTTSVGIATLEKGGEAADSLLRRADKALYQAKHDGRNRVVSQAA
- a CDS encoding response regulator; this encodes MTKQVMIVEDNELNMKLFRDLIEASGYKTIQTRNGMEAMDLARQHRPDLILMDIQLPEVSGLEVTKWLKQDDDLHMIPVIAVTAFAMKGDEERIRQGGCEAYISKPISVPKFIETIKTYLGDA
- a CDS encoding DUF3572 domain-containing protein, which codes for MADAEDTAIAVLVWLAGEPELMGRFLALTGLEASNMRDAAKEPGFLAGVLGFLMNHEPTLMDFCAATDTKPETVARAFHALGGAGEAG
- a CDS encoding DNA polymerase IV, yielding MSAASSLPGFCRDCLATARAEARRCHACGSPRIIRHAEIDTLTLAHVDCDAFYATVEKRDNPELADKPVIIGGGQRGVVSTCCYIARIHGVRSAMPMFKALEACPDAVVIKPDMEKYVRVGRDVRRLMEELTPLVQPISIDEAFLDLAGTERLHKDTPARTLARFAARVEAEIGISLSVGLSYCKFLAKVASDLDKPRGFSVIGKQEALEFLKPRPVTMIWGVGKAFAATLERDGIRTIGQLQTMEETALMRSYGVMGKRLYHLARGEDERTVHLNEGAKSVSAETTFNSDLSDAKDLVPVLRRLSEKVSARLKASAIAGQTVVLKLKTSDFKSRTRNLKLEDPTMLADRIFRTGLHLLERELGPDLFRLIGIGVTDLTDAARADPPDLVDPAAARRAVAESAIDKVRQKFGQNIVETGYTFGTSRKLRQAEED